The Leishmania major strain Friedlin complete genome, chromosome 23 genome has a segment encoding these proteins:
- the CRN12 gene encoding putative coronin — protein sequence MSVSRFRHSTGHVAKPQRHLLNVTSSTALWDGSNTISCNDKFVAVPWQTFGGTAVFKHDTFGRLAPNPPLVLGQKGQIIDVKFDPFNDQKLFTASEDGSIFGWGIPAEGLQSNILSPLVELKGHNKKCGIISFHPSANGVLASAGVDRVIKVWDVERGTAVNTISSLSDYATGLEWNLRGSLFCVASRDKTLRVIDPRDCTVVSSVESHASARSQRCIWCKRKDTIMTLGCSKSQQRQIKLWDTRKMESPYSVTELDQSSAAFIPMYDEDLNLLILGSKGENNVKCFELMNEGLTFSYEVNSNDPMKGLCMMPKWSLDVKKCEFGRLYQLTYHSLFTIEMLLPRKQSCTEFQGDVFPSTFADHSAMSADEFFRGANADPREYDLSGMFDGHSPRLMGGSTPSPEKLPVAVQAAKPLMEAPKGETTTGREKSSVSVPESSEATSAPSDDKTEKHADPCADMTQRDILDKQRRLQELSEKVRTCHHEISALRKALHEKEAEMLQVLEDIQSI from the coding sequence ATGTCTGTCTCGCGATTCCGCCACTCCACAGGGCACGTGGCGAAGCCTCAGCGCCACCTTCTAAACGTGACATCGTCTACTGCCTTATGGGACGGTAGCAACACCATTTCATGCAACGATAAATTCGTTGCGGTGCCGTGGCAAACCTTTGGCGGAACTGCAGTCTTCAAGCATGATACCTTCGGACGACTTGCGCCAAACCCTCCTCTTGTACTTGGTCAAAAGGGTCAAATCATCGACGTCAAGTTCGACCCTTTTAACGACCAAAAGCTGTTCACCGCCAGCGAGGATGGCAGCATCTTTGGCTGGGGTATCCCAGCAGAGGGACTTCAATCCAACATATTATCGCCACTAGTGGAGCTGAAGGGACACAACAAAAAGTGTGGTATCATCTCATTCCACCCCAGTGCAAATGGTGTTTTGGCCTCAGCAGGTGTTGACCGTGTCATCAAGGTGTGGGATGTGGAGAGAGGCACCGCCGTTAACACCATCAGCAGCCTTTCCGACTACGCCACTGGACTAGAGTGGAATCTACGAGGGTCTCTTTTCTGCGTAGCCTCTCGCGACAAAACGCTTCGAGTAATCGATCCTCGTGACTGCACAGTGGTGTCATCGGTGGAAAGCCACGCCAGTGCCCGCTCGCAGCGGTGCATCTGGTGTAAGCGAAAGGACACAATCATGACACTCGGCTGCAGCAAGAGCCAGCAGCGTCAAATAAAGCTGTGGGATACGCGGAAAATGGAAAGCCCCTACTCAGTCACTGAACTCGATCAGTCGAGCGCTGCATTCATACCAATGTATGACGAGGATTTGAATCTGCTAATCCTCGGCAGCAAGGGCGAAAACAACGTGAAGTGTTTTGAGTTGATGAATGAAGGCCTCACATTCAGTTATGAGGTGAACTCGAACGATCCTATGAAGGGTTTGTGCATGATGCCGAAGTGGTCACTGGACGTCAAGAAGTGTGAATTCGGCCGTCTGTACCAGCTGACATATCACAGTCTTTTCACAATCGAGATGCTGCTTCCTAGGAAGCAATCTTGCACTGAGTTTCAAGGAGATGTGTTCCCTTCCACATTTGCGGACCACTCTGCAATGTCTGCAGATGAGTTCTTCAGGGGTGCTAACGCCGATCCTCGTGAATACGACTTGTCTGGTATGTTTGATGGTCACTCACCGCGCCTGATGGGAGGAAGCACACCTTCCCCAGAGAAGCTTCCTGTGGCAGTGCAAGCTGCAAAGCCACTGATGGAGGCGCCGAAGGGAGAGACAACCACAGGGCGCGAGAAATCTAGTGTCTCTGTCCCGGAGTCATCCGAAGCAACTTCAGCCCCAAGCGATGACAAGACTGAAAAGCACGCGGATCCATGCGCCGACATGACGCAGCGAGATATTTTAGATAAACAGAGGCGCCTCCAAGAGCTATCGGAAAAGGTACGCACTTGCCACCATGAGATTTCAGCTCTTCGAAAAGCACTTcacgaaaaagaagcggaGATGCTGCAAGTGCTAGAGGATATTCAGTCGATATAA
- the MBAP2 gene encoding membrane-bound acid phosphatase 2, translated as MRQVLFLLLLAGLLLCMPALVTAAPDMKLVMVQLIHRHGARTAEPSYNKTQICGDTPCGYLTWSGIEMLSKTGAFLRSRYNTDASVVSEPMFPSEDYDLDVAFSRSTDVLRTLQSAESFLRGFFPNLTSLYPAIHTAPEQDDYILYTNYVPQFQFYWSLDMAGVRAVCNPVVDRNFPDFNTLTTIAQEVYSEGYCSNFTRRTDCAFTLFDIAVSKEAIGELDNYPKLKTNRDKLTQVAREHFARQYVYNRSDTRCFQQGSSGQPILQEFVKNIGAAMAGSSRYKLYHYSAHDTTLSRIACSLQDTADDGLLPPFAQTLVLELLQSLSDSSYHVRVLRGHTGQSPASGFEFAWEPDWQLKCMSASGQLYNASGNRCSVADFTRFVQWSAAPVGSMGYCYLDEKYRQLRNCPEGGIEAGEAWQALSSGCQYYRKRCPSYSCDAGYMLDRLSLQCVCVAPSCLPTFSTAAPGLPDGSPHGAANNTPARPSELSAGGTAAVAMGTFCIGALLAAFVTAAVLLCCKHRKPPPSPRCESCKERHVGVH; from the coding sequence ATGCGGCAGGTGTTGtttttgctgctgctggccggGCTGCTCCTGTGCATGCCGGCGCTTGTTACTGCTGCGCCGGATATGAAGCTTGTGATGGTTCAGCTGATACACCGGCACGGAGCCCGCACGGCGGAGCCGAGCTACAACAAGACCCAGATCTGCGGCGACACCCCCTGCGGGTACCTTACGTGGTCTGGGATCGAGATGCTCAGCAAGACGGGCGCGTTCCTGCGGAGCCGCTACAACACGGATGCCTCCGTTGTGTCTGAGCCCATGTTCCCCTCAGAGGACTACGACTTGGATGTCGCATTCAGCCGCTCGACCGATGTGCTGCGGACGCTACAGAGCGCCGAGTCGTTCCTGCGCGGCTTCTTTCCGAACTTGACGTCCCTGTACCCCGCTATTCACACGGCGCCAGAGCAAGATGACTACATTCTGTACACGAACTACGTACCGCAATTCCAGTTTTATTGGAGCCTGGATATGgcgggcgtgcgtgctgtTTGCAACCCGGTTGTGGATCGGAACTTCCCTGACTTCAACACGCTGACGACGATTGCGCAGGAGGTGTACAGTGAGGGGTACTGCAGCAATTTCACGCGGCGCACTGATTGTGCCTTTACGCTGTTTGATATCGCAGTTTCCAAGGAAGCCATCGGAGAACTAGACAATTATCCGAAGTTGAAGACCAACCGTGACAAGCTGACTCAGGTGGCCCGTGAGCACTTTGCGAGGCAGTACGTGTACAACCGCAGCGACACCCGGTGCTTTCAGCAAGGGAGCTCTGGGCAGCCGATTCTTCAAGAGTTCGTGAAGAACATCggcgcggcgatggcgggcagcagcaggtacAAGCTGTACCACTACAGCGCTCACGACACGACGCTGAGCCGAATCGCGTGCTCGCTGCAGGACACGGCCGACGacgggctgctgccgccctttGCGCAGACGCTCGTtttggagctgctgcagagcctTTCAGACTCGTCGTAccatgtgcgcgtgctccgcGGACACACCGGACAGAGTCCCGCATCTGGCTTCGAGTTCGCGTGGGAGCCGGACTGGCAGCTGAAGTGCATGAGCGCGTCTGGGCAGCTGTACAACGCGAGCGGGAACAGGTGCTCCGTGGCTGACTTCACGCGGTTTGTGCAGTGGAGTGCTGCTCCGGTAGGGTCGATGGGGTACTGCTACCTGGACGAGAAGTaccggcagctgcgcaactGTCCGGAGGGTGGGATCGAGGCCGGTGAGGCGTGGCAGGCGCTGTCGAGCGGATGCCAGTACTACCGAAAGCGGTGCCCGTCGTACTCGTGCGACGCTGGGTACATGCTGGACCGTTTGTCGTTGCAGTGCGTATGTGTTGCCCCTTCATGCCTCCCGACGTTcagcactgctgcgccaggGTTGCCGGATGGCAGTCCTCACGGCGCGGCGAACAATACACCTGCAAGACCCTCCGAGCTGAgtgccggcggcacggctgccgtggcgaTGGGAACCTTCTGCATCGGGGCTCTTCTCGCTGCTTTTGTCACCGCTGCGGTGCTCCTCTGCTGCAAGCATCGCAaaccccccccttctccgaGGTGTGAAAGCTGCAAGGAGAGGCACGTGGGTGTTCACTGA